A single Penaeus chinensis breed Huanghai No. 1 chromosome 7, ASM1920278v2, whole genome shotgun sequence DNA region contains:
- the LOC125026849 gene encoding uncharacterized protein LOC125026849, with the protein MTASSVFWLTACLVLAAGVGARPGLPSTSPKPDAGTHTVPAMHDASSEMYLRGSSPDENLDDVISLDGGMENLVTPLRSETDSVVSNDTLGDSISEYSDFIPSDSSGDTSEIHLLKSDLDRPPSNESGDPLPSNDESQSLATLLNETDIFVSSADESVEPSFTKSLKANYTESESQNASQSQNLSMVYILSFGEQEDPALSQEDTQDYLVMDEKMKESDSEDMGASQDTSGDSLSAQVPESQISFFDHTKGGIPTDGASENLVALFWAPENMLSTHISRERSVSLNAFPEASSSPHNALQNPVTPQNLPGNQIPSQNAPDDYKPPQIIPVNQVQFLNDQDDHIPSQILPEFPIQTHDILSGHVLSHSISGGISSSNVQINAPSHDEPANQEQGNAADVTVQNLSDHGFSHGAFQDNTSHTVHINEPSHNAQVDIVLNAPEIDTLNHNKQVLDSPSHISADAISHINLGNNPSHSIHVSAPLNTVGISVSSHAVHADVPSHNTPVDITSHTPQTDILFHENQVADAPSHINPDVTSYSTQDVSLQSNLVNVPSQITNIDAPLLITQSGVLSHNAQPNILSHDSVDVISITQVDVPSQSTRVDGPHAAQVNINSQDTPSDVTFHAAQTDFHSQNVPVNVPSHLTPVHGDLPSQSASVDRAPVHSISNVNIPIQSVAPDHNLPHRFSDHDIFQHSFSELGVPSHNSPVSQAPSADFSKHVPSILNPEHLSLVKTPGGLTHTESFPQEREHSNTDDFPSNSINEHHDPSPKILIDQFASENVPLHQVPLRGHQIQSASFPVNQGTSHIASIDSPEIISGRLVPQQSDPLDQANSHGFIESHALSSDVEEYHASSVNSPSDFVTSFEPQRFPPNALGDALESHIHTSVGRSDTASLSPHRSDTVTHVPSSPTLSHSSLLHTNEQNPRHPSQSVNIVIPEHHNPNHGSVEGNVFLDSASKPTVPQNQPHEGISSIQESLKPIPISSIHSEEIPSHQSLSHSFPSRITYHKPQTEPRQNQHFQSDHPQNIQVHQASARRSSFGSNSSPAVPHTTALDDEDDPKEERQPAEYTFTYVAQDEDTGRNFGHEETRQGHRTQGSYYVSLPDGRVRKVSYYVEPNSGFVARLSYEGDVSYDRKNVEEREHRRGSQSVEQDYPSVPEQPPDVASYQ; encoded by the exons ATGACGGCCTCG tctgtcttcTGGCTGACCGCCTGCTTGGTCTTGGCAGCAGGCGTTGGTGCTCGACCTGGGCTTCCTTCAACCTCTCCCAAGCCTGATGCCGGAACTCACACCGTCCCTGCAATGCATGATGCGTCGTCTGAGATGTATCTTCGAGGAAGTTCTCCTGACGAAAATCTGGATGACGTAATTTCCCTGGATGGTGGCATGGAGAACTTGGTGACCCCTTTACGCAGTGAAACAGATTCAGTGGTTTCAAACGATACACTTGGCGATTCGATTAGTGAATATAGTGACTTCATTCCTAGTGATTCTTCTGGTGATACATCTGAGATTCACCTCTTGAAAAGTGACTTAGATCGTCCTCCAAGCAATGAATCAGGGGATCCACTACCTTCGAATGATGAATCTCAGTCCTTGGCTACGTTGCTTAATGAAACAGATATCTTCGTATCGTCTGCTGATGAATCTGTGGAGCCCTCATTTACCAAATCACTGAAAGCTAATTATACTGAAAGTGAATCGCAAAATGCCTCCCAGTCGCAGAACCTATCAATGGTTTACATTCTATCATTCGGAGAACAAGAAGACCCTGCCTTGTCACAAGAAGATACGCAGGATTATTTAGTTATGGACGAAAAAATGAAAGAGTCTGATTCAGAGGACATGGGAGCTTCACAAGATACATCGGGCGACTCTCTCTCTGCACAGGTTCCTGAGAGTCAGATTTCTTTCTTTGATCATACAAAGGGTGGCATTCCAACAGACGGTGCGTCAGAGAACCTAGTCGCATTGTTCTGGGCTCCCGAAAACATGTTGTCTACGCATATATCGAGGGAGCGATCGGTATCCCTGAATGCTTTTCCTGAAGCTTCCAGCAGCCCTCATAATGCGTTACAAAATCCTGTTACGCCACAGAATCTTCCGGGTAACCAAATTCCTTCCCAGAATGCTCCCGATGACTATAAACCGCCACAAATCATTCCAGTTAATCAAGTTCAATTCCTTAACGATCAAGATGATCATATTCCTTCCCAGATTCTGCCAGAATTTCCTATTCAGACACATGATATACTATCAGGTCACGTTCTTTCACACAGTATTTCTGGAGGTATTTCCTCCTCGAATGTACAGATAAATGCACCTTCACATGATGAACCAGCAAATCAAGAACAGGGAAATGCCGCAGATGTCACTGTACAAAATCTTTCCGACCATGGCTTTTCACATGGCGCTTTTCAGGATAACACTTCACACACTGTTCATATTAATGAACCTTCACATAATGCTCAAGTCGATATTGTTTTAAATGCTCCTGAAATTGATACCTTGAACCATAATAAGCAAGTACTAGATTCCCCTTCACATATTAGTGCTGATGCCATTTCACACATTAATTTAGGAAATAACCCTTCACATTCTATTCACGTTAGTGCCCCATTAAATACTGTTGGAATTAGTGTCTCTTCACATGCTGTTCATGCTGATGTCCCTTCTCATAATACTCCAGTCGATATTACTTCACATACTCCTCAAACTGACATCCTATTCCATGAAAATCAAGTAGCAGATGCTCCTTCACATATTAATCCTGATGTCACTTCATATAGTACTCAAGATGTCTCTTTACAAAGTAATCTAGTTAATGTCCCTTCTCAAATTACTAATATTGATGCACCGTTGCTTATTACCCAGTCGGGTGTCCTTTCACATAATGCCCAACCTAATATCCTTTCTCATGATAGTGTAGATGTCATATCTATTACTCAAGTCGATGTCCCTTCACAAAGCACTCGAGTTGATGGCCCTCACGCTGCTCAAGTTAATATCAATTCTCAAGATACTCCTTCTGATGTCACATTCCACGCCGCTCAAACTGATTTTCATTCGCAGAATGTTCCAGTAAATGTTCCTTCTCACCTCACTCCCGTACATGGTGATCTTCCTTCCCAGAGTGCCTCAGTAGATAGAGCCCCTGTGCATAGCATTTCAAACGTGAATATTCCTATACAGAGTGTAGCTCCAGATCATAACCTTCCACATAGATTCTCTGACCATGATATTTTTCAGCACAGTTTTTCTGAACTCGGTGTTCCTTCACACAATTCTCCAGTAAGCCAAGCTCCTTCAGCTGATTTTTCTAAACATGTCCCATCAATTCTTAATCCCGAACATCTCTCTTTAGTCAAGACTCCTGGAGGTCTTACCCACACTGAAAGTTTCCCGCAAGAACGTGAGCACAGTAATACTGATGATTTCCCTTCAAATAGTATTAATGAGCACCATGACCCTTCACCTAAAATCTTGATAGACCAATTCGCTTCAGAGAACGTTCCACTGCATCAAGTTCCTTTACGTGGTCATCAGATACAATCAGCGAGTTTTCCTGTAAATCAAGGCACTTCACACATTGCATCAATAGATAGCCCAGAAATTATTTCCGGAAGACTCGTTCCACAACAAAGCGATCCACTTGATCAAGCTAACTCGCATGGTTTTATTGAAAGTCATGCCTTGTCATCTGATGTCGAAGAATATCATGCATCATCCGTCAATTCTCCATCCGATTTCGTTACATCATTTGAGCCTCAAAGGTTTCCTCCTAATGCTCTTGGTGATGCTCTAGAGAGTCATATACATACCTCTGTCGGTAGATCTGACACGGCATCCTTAAGTCCACATCGATCCGACACTGTGACTCATGTACCATCAAGTCCTACTCTTTCTCACAGTTCTCTTTTACATACCAATGAGCAGAATCCTCGTCACCCATCACAGAGTGTCAATATCGTAATACCGGAACATCATAACCCAAACCATGGCTCAGTAGAAGGTAATGTTTTCTTGGACAGTGCCTCGAAACCCACTGTTCCTCAGAATCAACCACATGAAGGCATTTCTTCCATTCAGGAATCACTAAAACCTATACCCATTAGTAGCATCCACTCGGAAGAAATCCCTTCACATCAAAGTCTGTCACACTCTTTTCCCTCACGCATCACGTATCACAAGCCCCAAACGGAACCTAGACAGAACCAGCACTTTCAATCAGACCACCCACAAAATATCCAAGTTCATCAAGCATCTGCTAGACGGTCGTCATTTGGCTCTAATTCATCGCCTGCAGTTCCACACACAACGGCTTTGGACGATGAAGATGACCctaaggaagagagacag cccGCTGAGTATACCTTCACCTATGTCGCGCAGGACGAGGACACCGGCCGCAACTTTGGCCACGAGGAAACCCGGCAAGGGCACAGAACTCAGGGCTCCTATTACGTCTCCCTCCCCGACGGTCGAGTTCGGAAAGTGAGCTACTACGTGGAGCCCAACTCAGGCTTCGTGGCCAGGCTAAGTTACGAAGGAGACGTCAGCTACGACCGCAAGAACGTGGAGGAACGTGAGCATCGTCGTGGAAGCCAGTCTGTGGAGCAAGATTACCCGAGCGTTCCTGAGCAGCCTCCCGACGTTGCTTCATATCAATGA
- the LOC125026850 gene encoding proline-rich extensin-like protein EPR1 has protein sequence MRVQLIYKPGGTFGLQHFVFAFSSMTPMAAGPDPVLLNPTYSGPDSGLIIASPGPIHSGPGPIQSGPGPIYSNPSPTHSGSGVIQAGLTNIYSRPGPIHSGPAPIHSGSTPIQSGPGPIHSGRGPIHSIPGFVHPDPDPIHSGPGAIHPSSGPAQAGPGPFHQNVGLGSIYSGPGPILSNNDVGPIHFGSRAESGLGPAHSGPRSIQHGAGLHHAGPGSVHSGPSTIHSDSAAILDGPESVYTGPDRIQASPAPIHSGPSTIHSAGPGSIRLDSGPAPIHAVSGPIHRGPETVYIRPDSVHQAPHLSRHGSIRLDSSPIHSGPASVNSGPGSVQTGPRPIHPATAPVRPLHNGFSHPRPSYEGDTFNDDGPVAYNFNYDVKDDYTGATFGHQESRDGYNTQGSYYSPLPDGRLQKVTYYVNGDSGFVAEVMYEGEAQYPTYQPVSAPAYQPAPSPAYQPAPLHQPVSNYA, from the exons ATGAGGGTGCAACTCATATATAAGCCAGGTGGAACTTTTGGGTTGCAGCACTTCGTCTTTGCCTTCTCAAGCATGACCCCGATG GCGGCAGGTCCTGACCCTGTACTTCTTAACCCAACTTACTCTGGTCCCGATTCTGGTCTTATTATCGCTAGCCCTGGACCTATCCACTCTGGCCCTGGCCCTATCCAATCTGGCCCCGGCCCCATCTATTCTAATCCTAGTCCTACCCACTCTGGTTCCGGCGTTATCCAAGCTGGTCTTACCAATATCTATTCCCGTCCTGGTCCTATTCACTCTGGACCCGCTCCTATCCACAGTGGTTCTACCCCTATCCAATCTGGTCCTGGTCCTATTCACTCTGGTCGAGGTCCTATCCACTCTATACCTGGATTTGTCCATCCTGATCCCGATCCTATCCACAGTGGTCCAGGCGCTATCCACCCAAGTTCAGGCCCTGCCCAAGCTGGACCTGGTCCTTTCCACCAAAACGTTGGTCTCGGCTCTATCTACTCTGGTCCCGGTCCTATCCTCTCCAATAATGACGTAGGGCCCATTCACTTCGGCTCTCGCGCAGAGTCAGGCCTTGGTCCTGCTCACTCCGGCCCCAGATCTATCCAGCATGGCGCCGGTCTCCATCATGCTGGTCCTGGATCTGTCCATTCTGGCCCAAGCACTATCCACTCTGACTCCGCTGCCATCCTCGACGGTCCAGAGTCCGTTTATACAGGACCCGATCGTATTCAAGCTAGTCCTGCTCCCATTCATTCCGGTCCTAGCACAATCCACTCCGCCGGCCCAGGTTCCATCCGTCTAGATTCTGGTCCCGCCCCGATCCACGCTGTCTCAGGACCCATCCATCGAGGCCCCGAAACTGTCTACATTCGTCCCGACTCTGTTCACCAAGCTCCTCACCTCTCTAGACACGGTTCTATCCGCCTTGATTCCAGTCCTATCCATTCCGGTCCAGCTTCTGTCAACTCTGGCCCGGGCTCTGTCCAAACTGGCCCTCGCCCTATCCATCCTGCCACCGCTCCAGTACGCCCGCTTCACAATGGGTTCTCTCATCCGCGCCCTTCTTACGAGGGAGATACTTTCAACGATGAC GGACCCGTTGCATACAATTTTAACTACGATGTTAAGGACGACTACACCGGCGCTACATTCGGCCACCAGGAATCCCGCGACGGCTACAATACCCAGGGGTCCTACTACTCGCCCCTTCCCGACGGCCGACTGCAGAAGGTCACGTATTATGTCAACGGTGACTCCGGTTTTGTCGCCGAAGTAATGTACGAAGGAGAAGCACAATACCCGACCTACCAGCCTGTCTCTGCGCCGGCCTACCAACCAGCCCCTTCGCCGGCGTATCAGCCTGCTCCTTTGCACCAACCAGTTTCTAATTATGCTTAA